GTACGCGTactgaaggtacacacacacacagacacacacatacagtggggagaacaagtatttgatacactgccgattttgcaggttttcctacttacaaagcatgtagaggtctgtcatttctatcataggtacacttcaactgtgagagacggaatctaaaacaaaaatccaggcccgtctgaagtttgccaatgaccatctggatgatccagaggaggaatgggagaaggtcatgtggtctgatgagacaaaaatagagctttttggtctaaactccactcgccgtgtttggaggaagaagaaggatgagtacaaccccaagaacaccatcccaaccgtgaagcatggaggtggaaacatcattctttggggatgcttttctgcaaaggggacagYacgactgcaccgtattgaggggagggtggatggggccatgtatcgcgagatcttggccaacaacctccttccctcagtaagagcattgaagatgtgtcgtggctgggtcttccagcatgacaaRgacccgaaacacacagccagggcaactaaggagtggctccgtaagaagRatctcaaggtcctggagtggcctagccagtctccagacctgaatccaatagaaaatctttggagggagctgaaagtccgtattgcccagcgacagccccgaaacctgaaggatctggagaaggtctgtatggaggagtggccctgctgcagtgtgtgcaaacctggtcaagaactacaggaaatgtatgatctctgtaattgcaaacaaagggttctgtaccaaatattaagttctgcttttctgatgtatcaaatacttatgtcatgcaataaaatgcaaattaattacttaaaaatcatacaatgtgattttctggatttttagattctgtctctcacagttgaagtgtacctatgataaaaattacagacctctacatgctttgtaagtaggaaaacctgcaaaatcggcagtgtatccaatacttgttctccccactgtatatgtacacgTTCTGAAGGTTAACGCACACTGTATTGACGAGGGCTATGTCAcaaaatctctctttctctctcagactgCAGGGTTCAACACCACAGACAGGGAGATGGAGGTGTTTACTCTGAGGAATGTGTCTGTGGAGGATGAAGGAGAGTACACCTGTCTGGCAGGAAACTCTATAGGACTCTCTCACCACTCTGCCTGGCTCAGTGTGAtcaaaggtacacacacatatataaatgTTATTATTCTGAACTTTATTCACCTTGTGTACAAACCTTTGCAGCCCAATGTGCTTTATATATTTAGACTTAAAAtggaagaggagaaaaaaacatgtaaaaaatgttcTGAATTCATCCCacttcactccctctcctccagacctgCCCCCCTCCCCTGTACCATCTCAGGCCTACCTGGAGATCTTCATCTACTGCGTCGGTTTCTTCATCATCATGTTCATGGTCGCCGTAGCGACCGCCTGCCGACTACGCTGCTCCCCGAAGAAGAGCGACTTCAGCAGCCAGCTGGCCGTTCACAAACTGACCAAGAGCATTCCCCTAcacagacaggtaacacacacacacatactagtgATCCATGATCGTGTGATGCGTAACCTTTGCCTGACACTCTTTTTCCTGAGCTAATCCATAGGCTTTAGTTCAGCGGGCTAACTCATATTACAGTATATCCTCTCTCACTACCTCCCCTTCTCAAGGTGTCAgtagactcctcctcctctctacagtcGGGGGTGTGTCTGGTCAGGCCATACTGCCTTTCCAGTGGAGACACGCCCACCCTGGTCGGCGTGTCAGTGTATGAGCTGCCCGCAGACCCACTCTGGGAGCTGTCACGAGACAGGTACTAGAGGGCTTATATCCCTGCATAGTGAATACCCAATCTATAATATCGGCATACATAACCCTACATATTGCATACATAATCTGCACACGGTACTCATAACTTAACCAAGGAGATTCATAACCTCCATGCACAGGACATTCATagccgtgtgtgtctgtgttctaggCTGTCTCTGGGGAAGCCACTGGGTGAAGGTTGTTTTGGTCAGGTTGTGCTAGCAGAGGCTGCAGGTCTGGACAGAGAAAAACCCTCTCGTCTCACCAAGGTTGCCGTCAAGATGCTCAAAGGTACATAAAACTACTTCCTGAAATATATTCCTAATATTTAAGGAGATAATTCAAAATAAACTGAAAAACTGTTTGTATTGGTTGATATTGATTTGATGTGACATCCTGTTTCCTGTGTAGCGGACGCCACAGAGAAGGACCTGAGTGATCTGATCGCTGAAATGGAGATGATGAAGATGATCGGGAAACACAAAAACATCATCAACCTGCTGGGAGCCTGCACACAGGATGGTAAtactggtgctgtgtgtgtttgtgtgcttatgtgtgtgtgtgtgtgtgtgtgtgtgcgtgtgtgtgtgcgtgtgcgtgtgagcgAAATAGCATTTTATTTGCACAGATGAGTACAATGGTCACAGTACCAAGGGCTGAAAATAACATCAGGGGTCCAAGCGCTGAACCTTGGGGAACACCACATTGTTTATTATAAcccttccctgtctctccagGCCCTCTCTATGTGGTTGTAGAGTATGCATCTCAGGGCAACCTGAGGGAGTACCTGCGTTGTCGGAGGCCTGTGGATCTGGAGTACTGGTCTGGGCCAACCCAGGCCCCCCTGGACAGCGTAGAGGTCAGGGAGCTAGTGTCTGCTGCCTACCAGGTGGCCAGGGGCATGACATACCTCGCCTTACAGAAGGTCAGAGAAGAGACCAGTGTTAttgtctgtctttttgtctgtctgtctctctctcgctctactttTCATCTTTCGGTGTTTCATTCTCTTCGTCTGAATCTATTATTTTCTCTTACTCTACCTCTCCCTTTACTGGACATTAGTGTAAATCAGTCAACCAATAAATGAATCAATCATGTTTTTTTCTGTAGTGTATCCACAGAGACCTAGCAGCCAGGAACGTGTTGGTGACAGAGGACAATGTGATGAAGATAGCAGACTTTGGTTTGGCCAGAGACATCCACCACATAGACTACTACAAGAAGACCACCAATGTAAGTAACATGATGACAGTGGAGCGAGTAGACAACTGaaattcagacagacagacatatagatGTTTTAACCCAGGGCTGGCAAACTCAGTCCACGGAGGCAATGAGTTTTTCAATTAAAACCTAGACAAAAGcattagacaaccaggtgaggggagtttctTACTAATTAGTCagcttaattaatcaatcaagtacaagggtggagcgaaaacctgcaAACATTTAGCCCTCTGTGAAATGAGTTTAACACGTGGTTTAACCCCTTGTTTTCCTCCCAGGGTCGTCTGCCAGTGAAGTGGATGGCTCCAGAGGCTCTGTTCGACCGCATCTACACACACCAGAGTGACGTGTAAGTCACACTCCTAACTCCTAATATACATTCTGTGGTGTTGTGCTATCCATCCTGTTGTTATGTGTCTGTAGGTTTACTTTCAAGCCCAGCAATAACTGTCCCTGAGAAAGTGATGTTGATTGTATTGAATTCTGTTTTAGGTGGTCGTTTGGGGTGTTGCTGTGGGAGATCTTTACTCTAGGAGGGTCTCCCTACCCAGGGGTCCCTGTAGAGGAGCTGTTCAAACTGCTGAAGGAGGGACATCGTATGGACAGGCCAGCCGCCTGCACAGAGGAgctgtgagtacacacacacacacaaaaaaaacacaagtaTACTGTAAGAATGTCCTCGCAAGTAGAGTAATACAAACACACGCTCTGTTGTaacactgtggtgtgtgttctcAGGTATATCATGATGAGAGACTGCTGGCACGCTGTTCCATCTCGCAGACCAACCTTCCAACAGCTGGTAGAGGATCTGGACCGCACACTCTCACTTATGACCAACCAGgtaaacaaacacattcacacgcgcacacacacaaacacagtgtcaTTTTCGTATCATTTGAATTGTTCCCCTGAACGTgtcatccctccccctctcaactTTCTCTAGGAGTATTTGAATCTGTCCATCCCTGTGGTCCAGTATTCTCCATTGGGTCCAGACACCAGCAGCTCCTCTGACTCTGTCTTCTCCAGGGAGACGACTCACGAAGCAGAGTACTCTCCCCTGAGCCCATCCTGGACCTCCACCCTGCTCTACACCCAGCACACCCCCTCTAGGACCCCCTCTCGTACCTCCACCCTGGCCTACGCACACCACAAACCTTCCCGAACCCCGTCTTGAACCTCCATCCTAGCCTACGATCACCACAGCATCTACCCTGACGTACACCCGCGGACACAGCCAACGCTGATCTAAAAACACTGCCCCGCCCGTACACCTTAACCTATAAACCTCCCTCTTTATCCACAGATAAAGACAATGGAAAAGACAGACACATGGAGGGTTATAACAGAGTCATAAGACATGAAATAGAGTTTGCACAAATATggactcttctctcctcctccccaggaCTATACTGAactattaaagggatagttcacccaaatgacacattgggaaatggggatacctaggcagttgtccaactgaatttattcaactgaaatgtgtcttctgcatttaacccaacccctctgaatcagagaggtgcgggggatgacttaattgacatccacggtGCCCGggaaacagtggattaactgccttgctcaggggcagaacaacagatttttaccttgtcagctcggggattcaatccagcaaccttccggttactggcccaacgctctaaccactaggctacctggcggtTTTCTTAAACCGTAAGCAAGGTATGAGACAATGTATGagagcaatccatgctttggtttatttCCCCTGGCACTATTTTCACATGCTAACATTTTAGTATTTGTGACACatatcccattcaagtcatgggactgaTATTAGCATTTGTCACCCATGGACAAAACAtctaagtgactttgttgaggtTCACCATCAATTTAAAATACTTTTGGATAATTTGGACATAATgtgcaaaaaattataatatcggTTCCATGACTTGAATTGGAtctgtgccacaaatgctaaaacagtgcaagggaaactaaaccaatgcATGGATGAGCTGTCATacattgtccatagactgcttacaggatCATCGACTGCTTACAGGgcaaggaaaccaatgtgtattttttatttgtgtgaactatccctttaatgtagGGATACTCTCCCAGGagcaagaggaggagaagaaggctgCTATACATTTTTGATCTTCATCGCCATATTATGAAACAAGCTGCTGCCTTGCTGAGCAAACCATACAGGATATAAAAAGGAAATTGATACCAAGGGAAAATaatgttgttattttgtaaatacagtatattacgaATTGTTAATATGAATACATATTtccagtatttttattttatacatggtAGCTTGTTTTTATCCCTGTCATTGAAATGACATCTAAGAGAGGTGTGGATATGATGCTATGTGTTAGAATCAGAGGAAAGAAGTGGCTATGATGCTATGTGTTTTAATACGCTAATATCATAGCAGCAGTGTTAGTCAGTCAAGGTTTGCCTTCAGTATCACTCTCTTGTTTGGACTCTATGGACACTACAGTGTTATGTTGAGGTTAATGATAAGGTAAATGATAATGCCATGGTTTTAAAACAGTGGCAAATTCACTTATCTCCAATGGAAGTCTACCTGCCTTTACAGAGAATGCCTTTATTAAAGGTATTGTAATAAAGAAAATGGCATTACAAAACTTCAATGGAGTGTTTTTGAAtgagaaagaaaagagggagagagaagagagcacatGCTGAACTGATCAGCCAGCCCACCAGGACTTCAGGGCTGAATGAAGGAGAGGTGAAAGACTGTGTGatgggagagaaacagagcgaggaTAGGTTCAGCTGTTGACTGCAGAGGAAGCATTCACTCCAccagatgtgtatgtgtgtctgtatgtgtccgtATGATTAATGGTGGGAAGAGAGGATTGGTCAGTACGGTCGCTCTATCAATCAcagcagcagagagcagcttcctgcctggcacacacacacacatacacatggcttAGGTCCAGAGTCTGGAGAGCATGTCTGTCCCTTGGAGAGGAAACATGTTAAACTTCTGGCTGCATTCTCTCTAGTGAGATTTTAGATGGTTCTGTGTCCTGTATTCTATTCCACAGCTCATGACTATGTGTTATAACAAAACCACTTCATACAGATCTTATCCTTATTATTACAGTTTCAGATCATAGAAACTCTCAAGATCCCTCCCATTCGCTGTCTTGATTTTTTGATATACCTGCTTTCCCTGAAAGGGTTTATCTTCCATGAATTCTCCCTGAGTGACTGTGTAAATCTAGGCTTGTGTAAATGTGTTTTCTCAAGGCTCCTCTTATTCCTGTTAGCCCAGCCATCTGCCCTATTGCCCAGCTGATgaccactataacacacacacacacacacacacacacacacacacacacacacacacactgaaaaggcAATAAATGCCCCCCCCCAAGGTGTTAAAGCAAACACCCCagccctctcccctccccattgACCGCTATCCTGGCTGTATTTGGACTATTGGGGTTAATGCGGTGTGAGAGGCCATTACTGGGTGTGAGGAGACAATGGGGCTGCCGTTTCCACCAAAGACAGATGGTTCAGAGGGGTATCAGAGTCACTGGCATCCAGTGTGGTGCATTTATCAACACCTGTAGGAGCTATTTGGGGAGCAGCCTGGACAAGCACAGGGATATCAACCACTCGTAAAACTGCTGAAGATCTATTCACAGTGTGGCTATCATCTGTGTCAACATCTATTAGTGTTAGGggcctgtgtgtatttgtgtgtgtgtcgtgcgtgtgtgagagagacagaccgacacAGAAAAATAGTTACGGTTGTACTCAGGTCAGCAGCATGTAGCCTACCTCATACCAGTGGTTCCTAGACTGTTTTACACTGTGACCCATCTAAAGCCTTCCAAAATTCCCTGCTGCGACCACAATATCAATCCTGAAGGAATGGGTCTGCTGTGATCCAAACCACCACAATAACAATCCTGAAGGAATGGATCTGCTGTGATCCAAACCACCACAATAACAATCCTGAAGGAATGGATCTGCTGTGATCCAAACCACCACAATAACGATCCAGAAGGAATGGATCTGCTGTGATCCAAACCACCACAATAACGATCCAGAAGGAATGGATCTGCTGTGATCCAAACCACCACAATAACGATCCAGAAGGAATGGATCTGCTGTGATCCAAACCACCACAATAACGATCCAGAAGGAATGGATCTGCTGTGATCCAAACCACCACAATAACGATCCAGAAGGAATGGATCTGCTGTGATCCAAACCACCACAATAACGATCCAGAAGGAATGGATCTGCTGTGATCCAAACCACCACAATAACGATCCAGAAGGAATGGATCTGCTGTGATCCAAACCACCACAATAACGATCCAGAAGGAATGGATCTGCTGTGATCCAAACCACCACAATAACGATCCAGAAGGAATGGATTCTGCTGTGATCCAAACCACCACAATAACGATCCAGAAGGAATGGATCTGCTGTGATCCAAACCACCACAATAACGATCCAGAAGGAATGGATCTGCTGTGATCCAAACTACCattttagaaatataactttttacTACAGCCATTTGTTTCTGAGGCAGTTGAGGCAGGTATGTTTTACCACATGTATTCCTGACATGTTGAAAGGAGagaattaacattttatttaactaggcaagtcagttaagaacaaattcttatttacaatgatagcctaccccagccaaatccAGATGACACTggtccaattgtgcaccaccctatgggactcccaatcacagccggatgtgaatcagcatggattcgaaccagagactgcAGTGAcagctcttgcactgagatgcagtgccatagaccgctgcaCTACttgggagtaggagagagagaaataaaaaagagaggtagaagagagagagaaaaatcatgTTTTCTATGTCATTACTGAACACTTAGGGACTCATTAGCAGTATAGATGATTCCCTctggtctgtacccaaacaatttgaacttctacttttaaaaatccacctctctaaaaacaagaagttattttccaccataatttgcaaataaattcataaaaaatcctacaatgtgattttctgtaaaaaaaaatctcattttgtctgtcatagttgaagtgtacctatgatgaaaattacaggcctctctcatattcttaagtgggagaacttgcacaaatggtggctgactaaatacttttttgccccactgtatgtgaactgattgcctcccatctatcttcagagctcgtgctgctaggtgacctaaactaggacatgcttaacaccccagccatcctacaatctaagcttgatgccctaaatctcacacaaattatcaatgaacctaccaggtaccaccccaaagccgtaaacacgggcaccctcatagatatcatcctaaccaacttgccctctaaatacacctctgctgttttcaaccaagatctcagcaatcactgcctcatttcctgcatccgtaatgggtcagcggtcaaacgacctccactcatcactgtcaaacgctccctgaaacacttcagcgagcaggactttctaatcgacctggcccgggtatcctggaaggatattgacctcatcccgtcagtagaggatgcctggttattttttttgaatgccttcctcaccatcttaaataagcatgccccattcaagaaatatagaaccaggaacagatatagcccttggttctctccagacctgactgcccttaaccaacacaaaaacatcctgtggcgttctgcattagcatcgaatagcccccgtgatatgcaacttttcagagaagttagaaaccaatatacacaggcagttagaaaagctaaggctagctttttcaagcagaaatttgcttcctgcaacacaaactcaaaaaagttctgggacactgtaaagtccatggagaataagaacacctcctcccagctgcccactgcactgaYGATAGGAAACWCTGTCACCACWgataaatccactataattgagaatttcaataagcatttttctacggctggccatgctttccacctggctatccctaccccggtcaacagcactgcaccccccacagcaactcgcccaaccttcccctttctccttctcccaaatccagtcagccgatgttctgaaagagctgcaaaatctggacccctacaaatcagccgagctagacaatctggaccctttcgctctaaaattatctgccgaaattgttgcaaccctattactagcctgttcaacctctctttcgtgtcggctgagattccaaagattggaaagcagctgcggtcatccccctcttcaaagggggtgacactctagacccaaactgctacaaccTATATCTATCCGACCCTGCCTTtttaaggtcttcgaagccaagtcaacaaacagattactgaccatttcgaatccaccgcaccttctcgctatgcaatctggtttcagagctggtcatgggtgcacctcagccacgctcaaggtcctaaacgatatcttaaccgccatcgataagaaacaatactgtgcagccgttcattgacctggccaaggctttcgactctgtcaatcaccacatcctcatcggcagactcgatagccttggtttctcaaatgattgcctcgcctggttcaccaactacttctctgataagagttcagtgtgtcaaatcggagggcctgttgtccggcctctggcagtctctatgggggtgccacagggttcaattcttgggcctactctcttctctgtatacacaatgatgtcgctcttgctgctggtgagtctctgatccacctctacgcagacgacaccattctgtatacttctggcccttctttggacactgtgttaacaacctccagacgagcttcaatgccgtacaactctccttccgtggcccaaCTGacttaatacaagtaaaactaaaggcatgctcttcaaccgatcgctgcctgacctgctcgcccgtccagcatcactactctgtacggttctgacttagatatgtggacaactacaaatacctaggtgtctggttagactgtaactctccttccagactcacatcaaacatctccaatccaaagttaaatctagaattggcttcctattttgcaacaaagcatcttcactcatgctgcaaacataccctcgtaaaacgacCAATCCTACCgacctcgacttcagcgatgtcatttacaaatagcctccaataccctactcaataaattggatgcagtctatcacagtgccatccgttttgtcaccaaagccccatatactacccaccactgcgacctgtatgctctcgttggctggccctcgcttcatactcgtcgccaaacccactggctccagtcatctacaagacctgctagtaaagtccccttatctcaggtcgctggtcaccatagcagcacccacctgtacacgcgctccagcaggtatatctctctggtcacccccaaagcaattcctctttggccgcctctccttccagttctctgctgccaatgactggaacgaactacaaaaatctctggactggaaacacttatctccctcactagctttaagcaccagctgtcagagcagctcacagattactgcacctgtacatagcccatctaaaaTTTATGCCAAAAActactcttcccctactgtattatctatttatttattttgctcctttgcaccccatcatttctatttctactttgcacattcttccactgcaaatctaccattccagtgttttacttgctttattgtatttacttcgccaccatggcctttttttgcccttacctcccttatctcacctcatttgctcacattgtatatagacttatttttctactgtattattgactgtatgtttgttttactccatgtgtaactctgtgttgttgtatgtgtcgaactgctttgctttatcttggccaggtcgcaattgtaaatgagaacttgttctcaacttgcctacctggttaaataaaggtgaaataaaataaaaatgtagccatattattatatattattattattataatgacaTCATAACTGATCAGACTGATTGATAAAGGACCCATTATCATTAGTGATATTGTCAGTAGTATTATCTCAACACTTGATCACAATAAACAGGACGTTTTGAACCACTGCTGTACACTGGTTTCCTGGACAGAGACTTGTTTGGTAAACCGGCCCTAAGTACTTGAACAGATGAGTATGTGAAAGCATAGAAACTGACTGAGAAAGTGGTGAGAAGACAGGAGGTTTTGCAGGCCTGTAATTTAGACTGCTGGCTGTATGTACAGAAGTCTGGTAAAGCCATAGGCCTAGGGAGTTT
This portion of the Salvelinus sp. IW2-2015 linkage group LG4q.1:29, ASM291031v2, whole genome shotgun sequence genome encodes:
- the LOC111961779 gene encoding fibroblast growth factor receptor 1-A-like, coding for MLLSRWSLLLLWSLLVLLIYSPLTQSRPAAAHVSDTADMLASSEDEDDDDESSSEENKLSNNQKLQLMAPQWATPDKMEKRLHAVPASKTVKFRCQATGNPTPTLRWYRNGKEFRKDQRIGGFKLRDHTWTIIMESVVPSDKGNYTCLVENKHGSLTHTYQLDVVERSPHRPILQAGLPANRTAMVGSDVEFVCRVFSDPQPHIQWLKRITINGSRVGPDGLPYVRVLKTAGFNTTDREMEVFTLRNVSVEDEGEYTCLAGNSIGLSHHSAWLSVIKDLPPSPVPSQAYLEIFIYCVGFFIIMFMVAVATACRLRCSPKKSDFSSQLAVHKLTKSIPLHRQVSVDSSSSLQSGVCLVRPYCLSSGDTPTLVGVSVYELPADPLWELSRDRLSLGKPLGEGCFGQVVLAEAAGLDREKPSRLTKVAVKMLKADATEKDLSDLIAEMEMMKMIGKHKNIINLLGACTQDGPLYVVVEYASQGNLREYLRCRRPVDLEYWSGPTQAPLDSVEVRELVSAAYQVARGMTYLALQKCIHRDLAARNVLVTEDNVMKIADFGLARDIHHIDYYKKTTNGRLPVKWMAPEALFDRIYTHQSDVWSFGVLLWEIFTLGGSPYPGVPVEELFKLLKEGHRMDRPAACTEELYIMMRDCWHAVPSRRPTFQQLVEDLDRTLSLMTNQEYLNLSIPVVQYSPLGPDTSSSSDSVFSRETTHEAEYSPLSPSWTSTLLYTQHTPSRTPSRTSTLAYAHHKPSRTPS